The sequence below is a genomic window from Lysobacter stagni.
CGGGCATGGCATCCATCGCGTAACGCGAGAGTTGCGTCGCGAGCCAGTCGCGGTGCTCGGCGATGAAACGGTCGGCGGAGGCCAGGCTCGCACGCATCGGCAGCGTGAGGCGCGCACCGCGCTCGTCGACGGACAGCTTCAGCCGGCGCGCGCGCGGATCCCGCACGCGCTGCAGCTCGATGTTGCGACCGTCGGCCAGTTCGATCTGCAGGGTTTCGCGTTCCACCGTACGCGGCGTGGGCGCGAACAGGCGGGCGAGCGGGCGCAGGGGCGAGGGCATGCAGGGATCATAGCCGCCCGTGTGGCGGCGAATATGACGACGCGGGCACGTCCGCCCGCATCGCCGACGTCAGGCTTCTGCCTTCGACAGTTTCAACGCGCCTTCCAGCACCGTGAACAGGCGGCGGAACTCGCCGGCCATCAGCACGAAGCGTGCATCGAGTTCGGCGCGCAGGTCGTCGCGCTCGGTCGACTCGAGCTCGTCCACGGCGCCGTCGAGCAGCTTGAACTTGCGCACGATCAGGTCCTCGCCGAGCACGAACGACACGTGGTCGTCCAGGTTCAGCGCCAGGCGCGTGACCTGCTTGCCCGATTCCAGGTGCTTGGCGATCTCGTCGCTCTGCAGCTCCATGCGCTGCACCTTCACCACCGCGCCCTGGTCGATGGGATCGCGCAGTTCGCATTCATCGCCCAGCGACAGGCCTTCGGGCAGCGGCTCGCCGGCGACCCAGCCGGTCAGCACCGAGCGCGGTGCGACTTCGGCGTTCAGCGGCAACGCCGGGAAGCTGCCCAGCGCGCGACGGATCTCGCTGACCACGTTCTCGCCGGACTTGCGGCTGGAGGTATCCACCGCGACCACGCCCAGTCCCATGTCGATCAGTGCGTCGGTGCGACTGGGCTTCACGAACGCGCGCGGCAGCAGGTCGGTGATGAGTTCGTCCTTGATGCGCTTGCGCGTCTTGCCGCCGGGTCGGCGGCCTTCCTTCGCCTCGATCTCCGACAGCTTCTTGTTGAGCATGTCGTTGACGACCGAGCCGGGAAGGATCTTGTCTTCACCGCCGACGGCCAGCCACGTGGCATCGCCCTGGCTGTGCGACATCGCGTCGGCGTCGCGGCCGAACGGCGAGATGAAGCCGCGGCTGGACAGTTCCAGCGGACCCACCGGCTTGAGCTGGCATTCGCCCAGTCCGGTTTCGAGTGCATCGAGCTTGGTGGTGGTGGGGAAGCGGAACAGCGTCAGGTTGCGGAAGAACATCGAAGGTCCTGTGGTGTGACCGGCGCCGTCATCCCTGCGAACGCGGGAAACCGGTGCCTGTGTCGCGACAAGCATGAAGCCGCCGGATCCCCGCATTCGCGGAGACGGCAACCCCGAGGGCGGAAAGGGTTATGACTCGTCCTGCGCGTGCGGCTCGCCGGCCAGCCAGGCATGCGCGTCCGGCAGCGGCGCCTCGCCGTGGCGGCCGAGCGCGAGGAAGTCGAACAGCTTCGGATCGCTCAGCTGCGAGGGGCGGACGTCGCCCAGCGCACGCGCGATGGTCTCGATGCGGCCGGGCGTTTCGCGCTCCCACGCGTCCATCATCTTCTTCACCTGCTTGCGCTGCAGGTTCTCCTGCGAGCCGCACAGGTTGCACGGAATGATGGGGAACTCCTTCGCCTGCGCATAGGCGGCGATGTCGTCCTCGCGCACGTAGGCGAGCGGACGGATCACGACGTGCTTGCCGTCGTCGCTGAGCAGCTTGGGCGGCATGCCCGCGAGCTTGGCGTGGAAGAACAGGTTGAGGAAGAACGTGGCGACCAGGTCGTCGCGGTGGTGGCCCAGCGCGATCTTGGTGAAGCCGTTCTGCTCGGCATAGGTGTACAGCGCGCCGCGTCGCAGGCGCGAGCACAGCGAACACATGGTCTTGCCTTCGGGCACCACGCGCGTCACCACCGAGTAGGTGTCCTGCTCGATGATGTGGTACGGGACGCCGATGGATTCCAGGTACCGCGGCAGCACGTGCTCGGGGAAATCCGGTTGTTTCTGGTCCAGGTTCACCGCGACCAGCTCGAACTTCACCGGCGCCTTCTGCTGCAGCTGCAGGAGGATGTCGAGCATCGTGTAGCTGTCCTTGCCACCGGACAGGCACACCAT
It includes:
- a CDS encoding recombination-associated protein RdgC; its protein translation is MFFRNLTLFRFPTTTKLDALETGLGECQLKPVGPLELSSRGFISPFGRDADAMSHSQGDATWLAVGGEDKILPGSVVNDMLNKKLSEIEAKEGRRPGGKTRKRIKDELITDLLPRAFVKPSRTDALIDMGLGVVAVDTSSRKSGENVVSEIRRALGSFPALPLNAEVAPRSVLTGWVAGEPLPEGLSLGDECELRDPIDQGAVVKVQRMELQSDEIAKHLESGKQVTRLALNLDDHVSFVLGEDLIVRKFKLLDGAVDELESTERDDLRAELDARFVLMAGEFRRLFTVLEGALKLSKAEA
- the ttcA gene encoding tRNA 2-thiocytidine(32) synthetase TtcA: MSTVLPLLEPQPHVRASQRRAHENHKLAKRLRHQVGRAIADFGMIEDGDKVMVCLSGGKDSYTMLDILLQLQQKAPVKFELVAVNLDQKQPDFPEHVLPRYLESIGVPYHIIEQDTYSVVTRVVPEGKTMCSLCSRLRRGALYTYAEQNGFTKIALGHHRDDLVATFFLNLFFHAKLAGMPPKLLSDDGKHVVIRPLAYVREDDIAAYAQAKEFPIIPCNLCGSQENLQRKQVKKMMDAWERETPGRIETIARALGDVRPSQLSDPKLFDFLALGRHGEAPLPDAHAWLAGEPHAQDES